The Methanobrevibacter sp. genome contains the following window.
GTGTTGACTAATTTTGTTGTTAACTTAAGGTATTTTGTAATGTCAACCTGTGTATTAAATCAAGTTGAAGATTCTAATTTACCTTTAAGTATTTTAGCAGCCCATACAACTGTGGATGAATCATTTGCAATGTTTTCATTAAGTGAAGATTCAAGTATCTGGATTTATTTGGGTATTGCAGTAATTGCATGGATAAGTTGGATTGTTGGTGCAGCAATTGGTGTTGTAGCATTGGATCTTCTTCCGGTTATTGTTACAAACAGTTTTAACATCTCACTTTACGCATTGTTTGTTGCAATTTTAGTTCCTGCTGTTAAAGAAAATAAACAGATGGCTATTTTAGTATTAATAACTGCTGTTTTAAATATTATCTTAAGCCAATTTTTAGGAAATTGGTCTTTAATTGTATCAACACTTGTTGGTGCCGCAATAGGAATGTACATTGTTGATGATGATTATTTACTCACAGGTGATGCTTAATGGATTATATGATGTTAGTTATTTTAGGTTGTAC
Protein-coding sequences here:
- a CDS encoding AzlC family ABC transporter permease, with translation MGIGYAAIAIKAGMTPLQTVSMSVLVYAGAGQFIAASMVLSGASVIAIVLTNFVVNLRYFVMSTCVLNQVEDSNLPLSILAAHTTVDESFAMFSLSEDSSIWIYLGIAVIAWISWIVGAAIGVVALDLLPVIVTNSFNISLYALFVAILVPAVKENKQMAILVLITAVLNIILSQFLGNWSLIVSTLVGAAIGMYIVDDDYLLTGDA